In Geminocystis sp. NIES-3709, a single genomic region encodes these proteins:
- a CDS encoding cysteine desulfurase family protein produces MIDRPIYLDNHATTKIDPRVLSAMMPYFTEYYGNPSSNAHLYGWEAETGIKQARSIIAQAINAEEAEIIFTSGATEANNLAIKGIAEAYFSKGQHIITVQTEHKAVIEPCEYLQTLGFEITFLPVEKNGLLDLDLLAQNIRSNTILVSVMTANNEIGVIQNIKQIGAICREKEVIFHTDSAQAIGKIPLDVQKMNVDLMSLTAHKIHGIKGIGALYVRRKSPRVKLASQIQGGGQERGFRSGTLCTPQIVGFAQAVQIALQEIDTENQRQKQLRDYLWQKLNQLEGIYLNGDLQQRLAGNLNISIDGVDGSALLLALQSKIALSSGSACSSTSTKPSHVLKALGHCDSLAKASLRFGIGRFNTIEEIKEVADFTVKTINTLRRSSF; encoded by the coding sequence ATGATCGATCGACCTATTTATTTAGACAATCATGCTACTACAAAAATTGATCCTCGTGTTTTATCGGCAATGATGCCTTATTTTACGGAATATTATGGCAATCCCTCCAGTAATGCTCATCTTTATGGTTGGGAGGCAGAAACGGGGATAAAACAAGCTAGAAGTATCATTGCTCAAGCTATTAATGCAGAAGAGGCGGAGATTATTTTTACCAGTGGTGCAACGGAAGCAAATAATTTAGCGATAAAAGGCATAGCAGAGGCTTATTTTTCTAAAGGACAACATATTATCACGGTACAAACAGAACATAAAGCGGTTATCGAACCTTGTGAATATTTACAAACTTTAGGATTTGAGATTACTTTCTTACCTGTCGAAAAAAATGGTTTATTAGACTTAGATTTACTGGCTCAAAATATTCGATCGAATACTATTTTAGTATCAGTAATGACAGCAAATAATGAAATAGGAGTGATCCAAAATATTAAACAAATTGGAGCGATTTGTCGTGAAAAAGAGGTTATTTTCCATACTGATTCTGCCCAAGCTATCGGAAAAATTCCTTTAGATGTGCAAAAAATGAATGTGGACTTAATGTCTTTAACGGCTCATAAAATTCATGGTATTAAAGGTATTGGTGCATTATATGTTAGACGAAAAAGTCCTAGAGTAAAATTAGCATCTCAAATTCAAGGGGGAGGACAAGAAAGGGGGTTTCGATCGGGTACACTATGTACACCGCAGATTGTCGGTTTTGCACAAGCAGTTCAAATAGCCTTACAAGAGATAGACACAGAAAATCAACGACAAAAACAGTTAAGAGATTATTTATGGCAAAAATTGAACCAATTAGAGGGAATATACCTTAATGGAGATTTACAGCAACGATTAGCAGGAAATTTGAATATAAGCATTGACGGAGTTGATGGTTCAGCATTATTATTAGCCTTACAATCAAAGATAGCTCTATCATCAGGATCTGCTTGTTCTTCTACCTCCACAAAACCTTCTCATGTATTAAAAGCATTAGGACATTGTGATAGTTTAGCAAAGGCTTCCTTACGTTTTGGCATTGGACGTTTCAATACGATCGAAGAAATAAAAGAAGTGGCAGATTTTACTGTTAAAACTATTAATACCTTACGTCGATCGAGTTTTTGA